The Rhinatrema bivittatum chromosome 10, aRhiBiv1.1, whole genome shotgun sequence DNA segment tacacacacacacacatatatgcacacacacacacatatacacacacacacacatatacacacacagacatatacacacacacgcatacacatatacatgcacacacacatacacatatgcacacacatatacacacgcacacacacacatatacacacacacacacacacacatatacacacacacatatacacacacacgcacacacacatatacacgcacacacacacacatgtacacacacacacacacacacatgtacacacgcacacacacacatctacacatgcacacacacacacatatacacacacatatacacatatatacatgcacacacacacatatgcagacacacagacacataccacacacatacacacacacatatacatgcacaaatacacacacacacatacatatacacacacacacgtacacacacacacatacacacacacacatacatgcacacacacacacagttcttgCAGCAAGCGCCTGCTCTGTAGTCAGAATGCTGCTTCCTTCCTTATCTGGACGGGTACAAGTTCAACCCGGGCCATGCGATGGCTGTGCTGAGACCTTCACAGAACGGATCCTCCTTCACTGACACCGCATCCCTAAGCAAAGCAAGGCCTTCCTTCCAGAAGAGAAAGGAGTGACAGGGGCAGCCCTGGTCGAGCGGGGAACCCTGGCATGCAGGGCCGACTCTGAAACGGGTTTCCACAAGCCGAAGCCGGAGGCCGGAGCAGGTCCTGCTGAAAAAGTGGAGTCTCTGCTGCCCCCTCATGTTCACAAATGAAGTCGTCAGCTTGGGGAAGCTGCTTACACAGGTAAAAGTGGATTTTTCAGCTTCCGTGAATTCCTGACAACAAATAAAGTCATTAACTTAGGCAGTCGTAAGCTCCCCACTTTCACACCACTCATCACCGCTACAGCCCCCGACCAAACACCACACCGCACTTTGTTCGTTGGTAtaacagggccgcagctttattgcaTATTTATGGGGGACATTATGGGCCCCGAgccagttctgtttttttttccttctgtgcagccctctccttcctccGCTACCACACTGCCTGCCATCTGGGACCAGCTGGACCGTGGTAGTGTTTGGCGTGGCCATCCAGGACCAGGCCACACCCCCGGCCACCGCCCTCCAGGCCGGGCGAGAGCCGTGCCTTTGACCCCCGCCAGCAGCTCAGCGTCTAATAACCTTGCCGTACTGTTTTTTTATGCGCTCGCTGGCTCGGGCACCCACTACAGTCTGAGAGCAAAGAGGGCTTGACCCTTCCTTGCCCCAGACCCCCCCAACAAAGGCTGCGGCACTGTCATCAATATCTCAAGACCCCTTCGATTGTACCTTGCAGTGCCATATTAAAAATGTCATTCCCAATGTCCGATAAATGCACCCCACTGAGTGGAAGAGTCCAGCCATGTCCAGAGTCATTAGCTCGTAACGAATGGCGCACGCCCGTACACCCCATGGATAAGCTGCGCGTAGCTAAGCCAGGTCACTTCTGATGTTCCTTATCAATGACAGGGCTGGCATCCTGCCAAAAATCATTGCCACCTTAAGTGAATGATGACCGCTGCTGGCCAGGCTCGCCGCTCCAGTAGCTGCGCAATCCCCGGCAAAAGCTGTGACCACCGGATGCCACGGCGCCGCCCATCCCACACCACATGGACACCTCGTGACGCCAGCCCGAGGTGCTCCCCGTACGCCCAGCTCTGAGTTTCCGACCATCTACACAACCAGTCGGTGCAGTAGCTGCCCTTGGAGCAGAAATGTTACAAGAAGGTTCATACGAGAGCCATGCATCAGCGCGTTGGGCTCGTTGCGCACATAAGCTGTGCATGTAGAGGACTTCCGCCTGCCAATTCTCTGTACGGCTGCCTCTGGCAGACCCCAGCGAGCAGCCTCTGACGCCGCTCCTATTCAGGAGGAGTGCGCCCCAAAGGGTCCTCGGGTCCAGAGACAGCGCTACCCAACATCTTTCTGAAAACTGTCGTAAAACTGGATCCTCGTCAGGGGGTGGGCACCATCCTCATGAATCAGGAAGCGGGTTCCACCCTAGGTCTTCAGGTCTGGTGTGTGCCCTCGGGTTGTTCGCTGGGCATGTGGCAGCAGAGGTTGCCCTCAGCACCAATTTCACCCCTTGTGCACCCTTAGCTGAACCTTTCCATCCATTAATACCGCATTGCCCACCAGTAAACTGGCGCCACTGCCTTCACTCTTTGCCCGCCAGCTCACCAATGCGCAGAGCCCTGAAGAAGGCTAGGGAGAGGACCAGGTGGAACAGCGTCACTTCACATGCAGGCTGGCATCTTACTGGTGCCATCTCCCAAAGCTGGCACGGTATTTCATGCATGACCGGGGTCCTTTGTTTGCCCAGCCCTTAAATAGTTTCTTGATGGCAAAAATCCTGTATCGGTCACCCCAGCCCAaagtttttgtaaaaaaaaagatgaaatcagCCAACTATGCAGCGCCCGTCCCTTTGGTCAGACGCCATCTCCTAGCCTGCATGATGTAATGTGCCAGTGCTGTCCCTGCTCCCTTAGGACGTTGAATCCTCGCTGGTACGCCTTACGTGTCGCTGGGGATACTGCTCTGCTCAGCAGGTCCCATGTTGCCACATCCCAGAGTGCCAAAGGTCCTCCGCTACTGGCGTGCCCCACCTGGCTGTTCCGGGAGCCAGCTATACTGTTTCTTTCTCCCGGCACGTGCCAGGCCCTAACAGTCACGTTCAGATTTAAACAGCGAAGCACAATTTCCTTGAGTAAAGTAGGGATCTGCCTACACTTGGGTGCCCGCTTGTTGATCACCTCCACCACGACCAGGTTATGACAGCAGAACACCACCCTCTTGGTTGGCCAATTTTGTTGCCCCATATGGCCAGGGCTACTACAATCGGGGCCATTTCCAAGAAGATGATGTTCTTAAGTCACAGCTGCTTCAAACCAGCTTCTGAGCCAGGGTGCTACACACCAAGCCCCCTGGCAGTATATACTGTGTTATCCTAATGTGGCGATGACGCTGCTGAACTCCCATCGTGGAGACTACCATTCTgcgcaggaacaccctgcccacgggAACCACTCCGCTTGCAAACTTGAACCAAGCTCCCCAAGCTCGTTGCTGGGTAGGCAAGATACCATCTGTACTGAATCTACTTCCATCCCTAAAAATGTTAGCAACGTGGCTGGGCCCGCCAATTTTCCGTCTGCCAAAGGAATGCCAGAGTCCTCTGCGCCTGCCCAGAAGGAGCGTTAACAGTTTCTCACACCCCCTTTGATGAGGCCGAGCCTACGAAAAAGAAGTCGTCGAGGTAATGCACAATATTGTCATTCCCCGCAACCTGTGCTGTCACCCAGCGTACAAAGGCACTGAAAGTCCTGACGAGAGAGACTGAGCAGCCCATGGGGGTGCACTTATCCACGTAATACTGTCCCTGAAACTGGAAGCCcaggagacagaggcagagaCGGTCCGGGTGAACAGGTCATAGTCAGACGGCCGACTCAATGTCCGCCTGCCACAGGATCTCCCCAGGTCCCCTGCACTGTCAGAGGAAACACACTTGACTGAGCCTAACTCGAAGGGCAAAAAGACATTAATTGATTCCCCTTCTGGATAGGACAGCTTGTGACTGAGGCTAAACTTGCCTGGATGGCTCTTGGGTATTATGGCCAGGGGAGAAACCATCAGGGTCATCACACGTGCAAGGTCAGAGAATGGGCCTGGAATCCGGCCCCAATGACAGCTTTGCGTTTATCTTGTCCTGCACCACCCCTTCAAAACGCACTGCAGACGGTGCAGACGGGGGATGGTAAGCACTTTCCCAATGGCTTGCTCAGTGATGTTAGGGGCCCctgtgggtgagagagcaggagttGCAGGCCCTTCATTTCCACCATTTTTCATCTGCTGTtgcggggcaggggggggggtgctacAGATGTGACCCTGCTTACTCCCCACTGCCCCCATCACGCCACAGGGGCTACAAGGGGGGAACATGAGATATAGGGAGATTGTGAAACCTGCTCCATAGGACCAGTTGGGTGGTACAGCTGTGGCCCCTGAAGACTGCTGATAGGGGGCTTGTGCCCCCATCCCAGCTGCCCATGGCGCTGCAGTGCAGTGCCCCTCGTTCGTACAGCGCCCCCATGCAGAACAGAGTAGCACTAGGACCCGGGTGAAGCTGTAATGTGAGATGAGCCCTCCCTGCTGTCTGAGATCCAGGGAGCTAAGCTAGGGGAGGCAGCCCTGTGTATGGCGGGGGAAGGAAGGGGCTGCTCGGGCTACAGAGTCGGGGGCTGAAGTGAAGCCTGAGCAAGCAGGAATGAGAGTCGCTGCAGTGACCTCCCTCAATTGTAGGGAAGGCTCCACcgcatgggaggggaggggcacagggctGAGGGGTCGGAGCTCACAGAGGGCTTGGTGTCTCCATGAAGGGCGGGGGGGGGTGCTATGCAGAGCCGCCGCTCCCGGCTCCGAACAGCTCAGCAGGGGCAGACAATATGCGGgccagagggggagggggcgggcggGGGACAACAAGGGAATCcccgcgaggggggggggggcaatcccTGAAAGGGAGAGGCAGGGGACTGAACCGGGCGGGCTGCCACGTGGGGAGAGTCCCCGGGAGTCGCATGGAGTTTACCTTTCTCCAAGCTCCACCTGCAGACCTCGCCACAGCCCTGTCCCCTCGTCTTGCATCCGGAGAAAATGACCCTCCAGAcgaagggaggagaaggaggagccccccccccccgcgcttaatctggccgggggggggggcgcttctCCTTTTGCAGTTCAGGTGCTGTTGTTGTTTGCCCAGAGATTCCCCGCGGCCCTTTCCCGAGCTGAGAGGCTCAGGGGACTTAATAGCACATttctccctccaaaaaaaaaaaaaagcaagcagctCATACTTAGAGCTCAGTCCTTGAATCTACGCTGTCTTTTAAAGAAAGTCGTAGGAAGGCACAACCTTAAGACATGAAATGCAGGAAGgatgaatgcattttttttttggggggggggatcatccGATATCCATTCTTAAATAAACTCATTCTCTAAGCTCCCGGGCGCAGTTCATCAGCTCCCACTACCACCCTGGACGATCTGCTTGCCACAGGCTTTCAGAATAGGGCTAGGGATTTGCTTGCAATTTCATAACGAGCTACTCTTCTGCAccattaaggtttaaggtttattatcatttatataccgttgtctcagcaagccttcacagcggtttacaatataaataaataaaacagtgagGAAATTACAATTCAAACATAAAAGATAAAACAGCTATATTCTAAAAGCAAGAAATTACAAAACTCATAgctgttaaaatataaaatatgaataaaaactATAAAACTAATAAGAACTATATTATAAGaacaataaaactatatacattgtAGCCTTTCTTGCGAATTAATAAAAGCGGCCTGCACTTAATTTTCATTGTATGCTGcattaaataaccaagtttttaattctgctttaaatttgcttttttcttGCTGTGTCCTTAATTGagttggtaaagagttccacatCTTTGAGCCTGCGAGGGATAATGCTCGTTCTCGGATCTGGCTGAGGTGTGTCAACTCATGTTTTGCTTACTACCTTTATCTAACTGcagttagattttaaaaagaagatacTGATGCTCCAAGTTTTGTAGATGAATAAAAGCGATATTTTCACAGTAATCATAAATATTGCACGTTACAGGCAGGCAAAAATTGATTGTGGAAAAGGACAGCGGAGACAAAGTGAGAAATGTAGCTTTGGCAGGAATCCTCCTTAACAGACAGatggaaaaactgaaaaacaaagagcCAGAGAACCTGGAGCGGATCTTAGtaaagaaatgcaaaccaggGGCTAAGCAGGCAGCAACGCCAGAGGGGGGTGAGCTTTAAGCAGGGAATGCAAAGGGATTAGCAGCCGTTTGTTGTGATGCATTGCAAAGCGACGAGCGCTGCCCCTGTCCAGTTTGGTGCAAGGAGGGCAGCAGCGCCGCGTTTTCCCTTTTTGGCCGGGAAGCTGATTTGCACGGGGAGAGGTCAGGGCGAGCGCTCGTGCCTGCCCAGCCCCCGACTTTCGCGCGAAACACCGTTCCTGAGAGGAGCTCTTACGTCAGCAGCGCCTGGCCCCGCCTTTATTATGGGACTCGGAGCGTCTGATTGGTTTGGGCTTGGTTTCCCCGCcccctgtacacacacacaccgtgGTGGGCGGGGCCCGATGCTGTCCCGCATCCTATAAAGACGGGAGCCGGGGCGCGAGGCCGCCGTCTTTgttctgcagagagagagagacagggggaAGAGCTGGGTTTGTGCGAGCGCTCGGGATAAAAAAAGGATGCAGAGTGCAATGTTCTTTGCCATGCAACACAACTGTGGCCAAACGGAGCGAGCAGCCAGCAACTGTCAAACCAACGAGGAGAAAAGAGGGAAGATGAAGAAAACGATGTAAGTGGCTGGGACGCTGCTGAAGTAGATTTTATACTTAATCGGATTTAACGAGACTATTAGATGTGCCGTGCCGTCGCCCAGAAAAAATAACTTAAGCTGCATTACTTTTTACGTttgctctttctccctcccctgcttCATCCCTCTGTTTCCAGAAAACATAGTTTATGCATCTTTCTGCCAGCTTTAAATGCACGGACAGCTTTCTATTCACTGGCTTTTCAGTTCTAAAACTTAAATCAGTATCAGGAGCTGGAAACAACTGCAAtaatacatttttagatttttttttttgcaaaagataCGCAAAGCTTGTTTGCTAGTTCAGCGCATGAAGGCGATCGCTTGTGCTGCTCCTGGTGTTGTAGGTCTTGGGACAGGCAGCAGTGCATAGCGTTCAGTGTTAACGGTATTAGCCTTTGATTTGGAAAGGCAGAAACGCAGGCAagaccaggtctggtttttaaAGACCAACGTTACTTTCTGGTGCccaggcaggcagagagagagatgaagccgAACAGTGTGACAAATACTGGACTTTAAACTCTGCATGGGCTGAGCTAATCTGCCCTCTCCCTAGCTTCCTGAGAAGCCACACCGTCGGGATAGTTAATCATCCTTTAATTATTTCTTTAGTTTTTAGCCACTGTtatcccccctccctgttttatgtaatttctatcttcagtttggatgtaaaccgatatgatgcaCCCACTAATATGGGTATAGAAAAGCCTCTAAATAGTTATAAGTAGCACTATATTATATGTATAGTGACTGACTTCATGTGTTACTGTATTGGGTGGATGCAGAATAAAGATTGatagataaataaacaaatagcgCTAGTATGCTGGAGCCCAGAGGTGCGGGCTAGGGCCGGCAGGAAGCGCAGTAGTTTCAGGTGACGTCTTCCGAGCGTGACGTAGCGCTCCTCCCTGGCTGACAGTATTTCTGGTGCTCGGGAAGCCGACTCGCACTTTAAATAGAAACGTGACAGCGTTGGGGGCAAAATGCTGACGGATggctttgtgtttttttttcccctttggctTTTAGCATCAAAGACTGGAAGACAAGGCTGAACTACTTCCTACAGAATTCGTCTTCCACTTCCAAAGATTCGCCCAGAATCATGTCCAAGAAGGGGAAGAAACACACTTACTACAGGTAATTTCAAGCTTTAttgatttaaagaagaaaaaaaaatactgtgccTTACATTATCTCGTCTTCTCTTATAGAAAGCTAGCCAGGCGGTGCGTTGGCAATAATGTTCTTAATTTCTGTTTTCATAGACCAAGCCCTGAGGAAGCACAGCGATGGTCAGAAACATTTGACGACCTTCTGGCTAATAAATGTAAGTTCTATTATTTTAAGCTACGGCAGAGAGGGAATAAAATGTTGGCATGCTctgccctggaggttctgaagggAAAAGTCATTGGTAGAAAGTCTATAGGTGGCCCTTCTTATATAAGGCTGGACATGGGGTTTGTCTCTTGTCactcccccaaacaaaaaaagtaaaactatAGTACAAAAATAACTATCCACGCATCCAGTTCCTTATTTTGAGTCACACATTATGCATTATAATGTACAGCTTTGATATCTTGATCAGTGAAAAAGCTGGCTCCCATTTGAGGGTCACACAGAGTTTGGGGTTGGAGGGATGGCGAGCATATTTCAGGAAGTGTGTGGGTATGACAGCACTTCAGTTCCATCTGCGTTCTCAAAATCTTGCAAACTGAAAAGAATTGTAGGCAGCTTAAAACTTTGTGACTAAGTCCATTTCTATATCTAATTTATCTAtagtaaaataaattgaagagATTAGTATTTCATTATTCTCTTGGGTCCTGAATACATTTTGGACATCATAAAATCCAGACTCCGCAGGCCCGTGCATGATACTAAATTAGTTAAAAGGTAGTAAATGCTTAAATCAGATCTGATTGTTAGCAAACTGTATAAGCTCTGAGCACCAGATAGGAAGTACAGGCACAGATTGGATGAAATGTACTCGGACTGGGAGGAATGTTTTGTATAACACTGGCCTGATTGAAGTTTCTGATGCTAATGGGAATAAGGAATTCTGACATGGCAGAGCTAGAATGAcgcaaagaaaatgaaacaaacccaGTGGGGAGAGGTCAGAGATGAAGACTGTAGTTGACTTGGCTCTGCCAGAAATGTGTTCTGATGTTAGTCAAACTGTTTCAGATCTCGACATCTGGATGCCTCTGATTTTAGCAATTTAAGGGAGAAAAGTCAAACAAGTGTAATGACCTATATATGAGCTGCTTTGGATGTTTTCTGGAGATAAATTTGCCTTGTTGCTCTCTCTTGCAGATGGTGTGGCAGCTTTCAGAGCCTTTTTGAAGTCTGAGTTCAGTGAAGAGAACATTGAGTTCTGGCTGGCTTGTGAGGACTTCAAGAAAACCAAGTCACCTCATAAGCTGCTGACCAAGGCAAAGAAGATGTATGATGAGTTCATTGAGAAGGAGGCTCCCAAGGAGGTAAAATCCTGTACTATGtacctttataaataaatatatattagcCTCTCCAAACTAGAAATGGTATTTGGCAAAATGTAACTGGATGTGTTCTCATTCAGTGcataacattaaaaataatataaattaacaaATGTTACAGAATCAAAATACTACTTAAAGTAACTATATATAATTACTATTTTGTGTTTGATATTTATCTGCCAAAGCCCCAGAATTTTCCTATTTGAA contains these protein-coding regions:
- the RGS2 gene encoding regulator of G-protein signaling 2 translates to MQSAMFFAMQHNCGQTERAASNCQTNEEKRGKMKKTIIKDWKTRLNYFLQNSSSTSKDSPRIMSKKGKKHTYYRPSPEEAQRWSETFDDLLANKYGVAAFRAFLKSEFSEENIEFWLACEDFKKTKSPHKLLTKAKKMYDEFIEKEAPKEINIDFQTRELITQNLQAPAHGCFSAAQKRVYSLMENNSYPRFLQSEFYQELCRQPQITKEPQGT